A genomic region of Anopheles coustani chromosome 3, idAnoCousDA_361_x.2, whole genome shotgun sequence contains the following coding sequences:
- the LOC131261053 gene encoding transcription factor GAGA, with product MSLPINSLYSLTWGDYGTSLVSAVQLLRCHGDLVDVTLAAGGRSFPAHKIVLCAASPFLLDLLKNTPCKHPVVMLAGVNATDLEALLEFVYRGEVSVDHSQLPSLLQAAHCLNIQGLAPQTVSHKDDNTTYTTSIQLHPTLVPQNHVKAVIDVGNNVCTEDLITTLTPTQTVQAQVIETITPDQITDEVTNVKDVISQFLPTRKRKQRTKKPANQGQAGASANNAGGAQVAKVMKTDEDGTIHAIVVSTEEGAAPVPKDIKKESSADGTTDTKEGIIKIKSKSQSEQPATCPICQAVIRQSRNLRRHLELRHFKKPGAKKERVRKSKKGQAGNSGQANGNNGTNAGNGTVMTSEQAQQQQAQQQAQQQAHQQAQQQQQQAQQQQTTIDTTGTISVTVSQAQAQQIEAAAANGQQHVVTQHENADGTTSLSIAQVQTLDGHQLAIGNLNQATLIRTGESIETGIIATHEPTLRPHTELFRVGNTVYTIEERRTDAPNRLT from the exons ATGTCGCTTCCTATTAATTCACTGTACAGTCTGACGTGGGGCGACTACGGTACGTCGCTCGTTTCGGCTGTCCAGCTGCTGCGGTGCCATGGAGACCTGGTCGATGTCACACTGGCCGCCGGGGGCCGCAGTTTCCCGGCGCACAAAATCGTTCTGTGTGCCGCCAGCCCGTTCCTGCTGGATTTGCTGAAG AACACACCGTGCAAGCATCCCGTCGTCATGCTGGCCGGCGTCAATGCCACCGACCTGGAGGCGCTGCTGGAGTTTGTGTACCGCGGTGAGGTAAGCGTCGATCACTCGCAACTCCCGTCGTTGCTGCAGGCGGCCCACTGCCTCAACATCCAGGGACTGGCTCCGCAGACCGTCTCGCACAAGGACGACAACACTACGTACACCACCTCAATCCAGCTCCACCCGACGCTCGTGCCACAGAACCACGTTAAGGCCGTGATCGACGTTGGCAATAATGTTTGC ACCGAAGATCTGATTACAACACTCACCCCGACGCAAACGGTACAGGCACAGGTTATTGAGACGATCACCCCGGATCAGATTACGGACGAAGTGACCAACGTCAAGGATGTGATCAGCCAGTTTCTGCCAACGCGCAAGCGCAAGCAACGCACAAAGAAGCCCGCTAACCAGGGTCAGGCCGGTGCATCTGCCAACAACGCCGGTGGCGCCCAGGTGGCAAAGGTAATGAAAACGGACGAAGATGGAACCATTCATGCGATCGTTGTGAGCACCGAAGAGGGCGCAGCACCAGTGCCAAAGGACATCAAGAAGGAATCGAGCGCGGACGGTACCACGGACACCAAGGAAGGAATCATCA AAATCAAGAGCAAATCCCAATCGGAACAACCGGCTACGTGCCCCATCTGCCAGGCCGTCATCAGACAGTCGAGGAACCTGCGACGCCATCTGGAATTGAGACACTTCAAGAAACCCGGCGCAAAGAAGGAACGTGTTCGGAAGAGCAAGAAAG GACAAGCAGGAAACTCTGGCCAGGCAAACGGTAACAACGGCACGAACGCAGGCAACGGTACGGTCATGACCAGCGAGCAGgcacagcagcaacaggcaCAGCAACAGGCACAACAGCAGGCTCACCAGCaggcccagcagcagcaacagcaggcacagcagcagcagaccaCGATCGACACGACCGGCACGATATCGGTAACGGTTTCCCAGGCCCAGGCACAGCAGATCGAAGCGGCAGCCGCCAACGGACAGCAGCACGTCGTAACGCAGCACGAAAACGCGGACGGTACCACCTCGCTCTCGATCGCCCAGGTTCAAACGCTCGACGGACATCAGCTCGCCATTGGAAACCTCAACCAG GCCACCTTGATACGCACCGGTGAATCGATCGAAACGGGCATCATCGCGACGCACGAGCCGACCCTGCGCCCGCATACCGAGCTGTTCCGCGTCGGCAACACCGTCTACACGATAGAGGAACGTCGGACGGATGCGCCCAATCGCCTGACTTAG
- the LOC131267123 gene encoding AT-rich interactive domain-containing protein 1B-like, which produces MGDGGGVGGGVAGDVEMVEEDDEQQHGVGGGGGGAVVLQEDDDDDGTTIVMDAASVAAVQAGEMVIDGDTVGGNGDDADGVIIDTGTDDEEELLLHHHHQHHHHHHQGNPHDHEVLHHHHHQLHHHSLEVDEDQQHHHQHHHNQRVVEECQDGDDDPSEGQLHHQHHHHHVHHVVEEAEELDDVEELEHEEIVQQFNGATIVTVTTASGFGGGGSSGNAGGGGGGSGSGGTTVVGLPRRATVRSGGSGISFVTADMLPASVVGGGRRRISGRTATIVSSDGGGGGDSLGSCEVGDVIITSGDDTVAGGGGASNKADDEDATAVGGSTGDGDGEGGGVVVGGEGTTEEEVGGGGNAGDHAGLPSSYKHFFIL; this is translated from the coding sequence ATGGGCGATGGTGGCGGTGTTGGCGGTGGTGTTGCTGGTGATGTCGAAATGGTGGAAGAAGATGATGAGCAGCAAcacggtgttggtggtggtggtggtggtgcggtcGTGTTGCAagaggacgacgatgacgatggcaCGACGATCGTCATGGATGCGGCCTCCGTTGCGGCAGTTCAGGCCGGGGAGATGGTGATCGATGGTGATACCGTCGGGGGAAATGGTGACGACGCGGACGGTGTCATCATCGATACGGGTACCGACGATGAGGAGGAGTTACTtttgcaccatcatcatcagcatcaccatcatcatcaccagggGAATCCTCATGATCATGAGGtgctgcatcatcatcatcaccagctGCATCATCACTCGCTGGAAGTGGATGAAGATCAGcaacatcaccatcagcatcatcataaCCAGCGAGTGGTGGAGGAATGCCAAGACGGGGACGATGATCCTTCCGAAGGACAGTTGcatcaccagcaccaccaccatcacgtgCATCACGTGGTGGAGGAAGCGGAAGAGCTTGACGATGTGGAAGAACTGGAGCACGAGGAAATCGTTCAACAGTTTAACGGTGCCACGATCGTCACCGTCACAACGGCCAGCGGGTTCGGGGGTGGTGGTAGTAGTGGTAATGCTGGTGGTGGAGGGGGAGGAAGTGGAAGTGGTGGTACAACTGTCGTTGGGCTTCCCCGACGTGCCACGGTGCGTTCCGGTGGCAGCGGAATCAGCTTCGTCACGGCGGATATGCTTCCGGCGAGCGTCGTCGGAGGAGGACGTAGGAGAATCTCCGGCCGGACCGCAACGATCGTATCGAGCGATGGAGGAGGCGGTGGGGATAGTCTGGGGTCGTGTGAAGTCGGTGACGTTATCATCACTTCTGGCGATGATACGGTGGCGGGGGGCGGAGGCGCTAGCAACAAAGCCGACGATGAAGATGCAACAGCGGTAGGAGGGTCCACCGGCGATGGCGATGGGGAAGGAGGAGGGGTAGTGGTGGGGGGAGAAGGCACCACCGAAGAGGAAGTCGGTGGCGGTGGTAACGCTGGCGATCATGCCGGTTTACCATCGTCTTACAAACATTTCTTCATTCTCTAA